A region of Panicum virgatum strain AP13 chromosome 8N, P.virgatum_v5, whole genome shotgun sequence DNA encodes the following proteins:
- the LOC120685558 gene encoding CRIB domain-containing protein RIC4-like — protein sequence MTLVSEPQQPKEQGTQAATSHHAPAVPIEEVAIGDAVNTDQEEQRRQAARRERDFLAGIRKLIKSFKSLSHIFEIYKEDDDENEDDDMDAGIEIGFPTDVQHVAHIGLDGSTNLSSLRGLEGARDLLPLSNLTTLQQFELAVASLAAAPSTDRDGVLDKASRD from the exons ATGACGCTGGTCAGTGAGCCTCAGCAGCCCAAGGAGCAGGGAACACAAGCTGCAACAAGCCATCATGCTCCAGCAGTTCCAA TTGAGGAAGTTGCAATTGGGGATGCGGTGAACACCGATCAAGAGGAGCAGCGTCGGCAGGCGGCAAGGCGCGAGAGGGACTTCCTGGCAGGGATCAGGAAGCTCATCAAGAGCTTCAAGAGCCTCTCCCACATCTTCGAGATATACAAGGAGGACGACGATGAGAATGAGGACGACGACATGGATGCGGGCATCGAGATCGGGTTCCCCACGGACGTGCAGCACGTGGCGCACATCGGCCTGGATGGGTCCACCAACTTGTCCAGCCTCAGGGGGCTGGAGGGGGCCAGGGACCTGCTCCCCCTCTCCAACCTCACCACCCTCCAGCAGTTcgagctcgccgtggcctccctgGCTGCTGCTCCGAGCACAGATCGCGATGGGGTGTTAGATAAAGCCTCCCGTGATTAG
- the LOC120685556 gene encoding GDT1-like protein 3 isoform X2, whose translation MDPHPRAPLLLAVIALLAFAASAAAAAEDDASGISLGRRAGGFLHGLKKDAVAEGDHGVALDEVGPGLFDALFASLSMILVSEIGDETFIIAALMAMRHPKSIVLSGALSALYVMTVLSTGLGRIVPNLISRKHTNSAATVLYLFFGLRLLYIAWKSDPKGSQKKEIEEVEEKLESGQGKSTIRRFFARFCTPIFLEAFILTFLAEWGDRSQIATIALATHKNAIGVAVGASLGHTVCTSLAVIGGSMLASKISQRTVATIGGVLFLGFSVSSYFYPPL comes from the exons ATGGATCCGCACCCTAGAGCTCCCCTGCTCCTCGCCGTCATCGCCCTCCTCGCGTTCGCCGCGTCC gcggcggcggccgccgaggaCGACGCGTCGGGGATCTCGCTGGGCCGTCGCGCCGGG GGGTTCTTGCACGGCCTGAAGAAggacgcggtggcggagggcgACCATGGGGTGGCGCTCGACGAGGTCGGCCCGGGGCTGTTCGACGCGCTCTTCGCCAGCCTCTCCATGATCCTAGTCAGCGAG ATTGGAGATGAAACATTTATCATTGCTGCGCTGATGGCGATGCGACACCCCAAGTCTATTGTTCTGTCCGGTGCACTCTCTGCACTTTACGTGATGACA GTATTGTCAACTGGACTCGGTAGAATAGTGCCCAACTTGATATCAAGGAAGCACACAAATAGTGCTGCTACAG TTTTGTACTTGTTCTTTGGACTACGCTTGTTGTATATTGCTTGGAAGTCTGACCCAAAGGGATCTCAGAAGAAGGAAATCGAAGAA GTGGAAGAGAAGCTTGAGTCAGGTCAAGGAAAATCAACCATTCGTAGGTTCTTTGCAAGATTTTGTACACCAATCTTTTTGGAG GCTTTCATCTTAACCTTTTTAGCTGAATGGGGTGATCGAAGCCAAATAGCAACAATCGCG CTCGCAACCCACAAGAATGCTATTGGAGTTGCAGTTGGAGCATCATTGGGGCACACAGTGTGCACATCTCTTGCAGTGATAGGAGGGAGCATGTTGGCATCAAagatttcgcaacgaacagtaGCGACAATTGGAGGCGTTCTCTTCTTGGGGTTCTCtgtttcatcctacttctacccTCCGTTGTGA
- the LOC120685556 gene encoding GDT1-like protein 3 isoform X1, whose protein sequence is MDPHPRAPLLLAVIALLAFAASVAAAAAEDDASGISLGRRAGGFLHGLKKDAVAEGDHGVALDEVGPGLFDALFASLSMILVSEIGDETFIIAALMAMRHPKSIVLSGALSALYVMTVLSTGLGRIVPNLISRKHTNSAATVLYLFFGLRLLYIAWKSDPKGSQKKEIEEVEEKLESGQGKSTIRRFFARFCTPIFLEAFILTFLAEWGDRSQIATIALATHKNAIGVAVGASLGHTVCTSLAVIGGSMLASKISQRTVATIGGVLFLGFSVSSYFYPPL, encoded by the exons ATGGATCCGCACCCTAGAGCTCCCCTGCTCCTCGCCGTCATCGCCCTCCTCGCGTTCGCCGCGTCCGTG gcggcggcggccgccgaggaCGACGCGTCGGGGATCTCGCTGGGCCGTCGCGCCGGG GGGTTCTTGCACGGCCTGAAGAAggacgcggtggcggagggcgACCATGGGGTGGCGCTCGACGAGGTCGGCCCGGGGCTGTTCGACGCGCTCTTCGCCAGCCTCTCCATGATCCTAGTCAGCGAG ATTGGAGATGAAACATTTATCATTGCTGCGCTGATGGCGATGCGACACCCCAAGTCTATTGTTCTGTCCGGTGCACTCTCTGCACTTTACGTGATGACA GTATTGTCAACTGGACTCGGTAGAATAGTGCCCAACTTGATATCAAGGAAGCACACAAATAGTGCTGCTACAG TTTTGTACTTGTTCTTTGGACTACGCTTGTTGTATATTGCTTGGAAGTCTGACCCAAAGGGATCTCAGAAGAAGGAAATCGAAGAA GTGGAAGAGAAGCTTGAGTCAGGTCAAGGAAAATCAACCATTCGTAGGTTCTTTGCAAGATTTTGTACACCAATCTTTTTGGAG GCTTTCATCTTAACCTTTTTAGCTGAATGGGGTGATCGAAGCCAAATAGCAACAATCGCG CTCGCAACCCACAAGAATGCTATTGGAGTTGCAGTTGGAGCATCATTGGGGCACACAGTGTGCACATCTCTTGCAGTGATAGGAGGGAGCATGTTGGCATCAAagatttcgcaacgaacagtaGCGACAATTGGAGGCGTTCTCTTCTTGGGGTTCTCtgtttcatcctacttctacccTCCGTTGTGA
- the LOC120684941 gene encoding zinc finger MYM-type protein 1-like — protein MVKGNTKTIDAHFKRRRTDQESVNEDPSTHPPPLFQLEQQNQEELEVQRNNEQVLFRGIEFLERDPAKRPQIWQYPPNQRDVVKRRAITRHIVYFALSPTKERPNKVVLMSSPFKVLDPGRRGHDETEQSRNKGNFLELIMLLAEFNPDIAEVVLRNAPYNSKYTSPDIQKEILGIFAAKVRKQIRDEIGDSKFAILVDETCDASKREQMAVVFRFVDSNDILQERFFDLIHVTNTKAATLKENLCSMLSNHSFDIQNLCGQGYDGASNMKRELNGLQALFMRECPYAYYVHCYAHRLQLALVDAAKDVVPVTQFFQKLNFIVTTVDSSSKRHDELHEAQMVEMARRLAIDDHETGQGANQICALKQPGDTRWGSHFGSILSLMHLFNAVSSVLQNLAADSSAGANRADGDTSFNYLTSFEFIFIMCMMKEIMEITDDLNRALQKKSQDLVNAVRLVHSTKVLLGQLRSDDGWEDFFIRVTEFCVNHGIDIPDMQETYIMRGGRARRQADHFTKEL, from the exons ATGGTTAAAGGGAATACAAAAACAATTGATGCACATTTCAAAAGGAGAAGAACTGACCAAGAATCAGTCAATGAAGATCCTTCAACTCACCCTCCACCCTTGTTTCAGTTGGAGCAGCAAAATCAGGAAGAACTAGAAGTGCAGAGAAACAATGAACAAGTTTTATTCAGAGGTATTGAATTCTTGGAGAGAGACCCAGCAAAGCGCCCACAAATTTGGCAATATCCACCTAACCAAAGAGATGTTGTCAAACGG AGAGCAATCACCAGGCATATTGTCTATTTTGCTTTGTCTCCAACAAAAGAAAGACCCAACAAGGTGGTTCTGATGTCTTCACCGTTCAAGGTTTTGGATCCTGGAAGAAG GGGTCATGATGAGACAGAACAGTCAAGGAATAAAGGGAACTTTCTTGAATTGATAATGCTTCTAGCTGAATTCAATCCTGATATTGCTGAAGTTGTTTTGAGAAATGCTCCATACAACTCGAAGTACACATCTCCTGACATTCAGAAGGAGATTTTGGGTATTTTTGCTGCTAAAGTTAGAAAACAAATTCGAGATGAAATTGGGGACTCTAAATTTGCTATTCTGGTGGATGAAACATGTGATGCTTCAAAGAGAGAGCAAATGGCAGTGGTTTTCAGATTTGTTGACAGCAATGACATTTTGCAAGAGCGGTTCTTTGATTTGATACATGTCACGAACACCAAAGCTGCAACACTTAAAGAAAACTTATGTTCTATGTTATCTAACCACTCTTTTGATATTCAGAACCTTTGTGGTCAAGGATACGACGGGGCTAGTAATATGAAAAGGGAACTAAATGGATTGCAAGCTCTTTTTATGAGAGAATGTCCTTATGCATATTATGTTCACTGCTATGCACATCGCTTGCAACTTGCACTAGTTGATGCAGCCAAGGATGTTGTTCCGGTTACACAATTTTTTCAGAAGCTGAATTTTATTGTTACCACTGTTGACTCCTCTTCAAAGCGCCATGATGAACTGCATGAAGCTCAAATGGTTGAAATGGCACGCAGATTAGCTATCGATGATCACGAAACTGGTCAGGGGGCAAATCAGATCTGCGCACTGAAACAACCAGGAGACACTAGGTGGGGTTCCCATTTTGGATCGATTTTGAGTCTTATGCATTTGTTCAATGCAGTAAGTTCTGTCCTCCAAAATTTAGCTGCTGATTCTTCAGCCGGTGCAAACCGTGCTGATGGTGATACTTCCTTCAACTATTTGACCTCTTTTGAATTTATATTCATCATGTGCATGATGAAAGAAATAATGGAGATAACTGATGACCTCAATCGAGCTCTACAAAAGAAATCTCAAGACCTAGTAAATGCTGTCCGTTTAGTGCATTCAACAAAAGTACTTCTTGGCCAACTAAGATCAGATGATGGTTGGGAGGATTTTTTTATCAGAGTTACAGAATTCTGTGTGAACCATGGCATTGATATTCCAGACATGCAGGAAACCTACATTATGCGTGGTGGTCGTGCTCGTCGCCAGGCTGACCATTTTACAAAGGAGTTATAA